The window CATCCCGGTTGTTCCAGCGCCATGACTGCCGAGACCGGCCAGCAGCTTCTGGCGCGTCTTCGTCAGGACGATCAGGTCTGGACCGCCAGAACCGTCGCGAACTGGCTCGAGCAGGAACATGGTGTCGCGCTGCATCCCAGTACCGTCCGTCGTCAGCTTCTCAAGTTGGGTCTGACCTGGCAACGCACCCGCTATGTGGTGGCGGGTCGTCCCGACCCGCAGCAGCAGACCGAGTTCTTGGAGAGTGTACAGGACGTAAAAAAGGGGCGCTCGAAGGGCTGACGAAGCTCCTGTATCCGGACGAGGCCGCCATTTGGCTCACCCAGCCAAACACGTAGAGCTGGCGTCCAGTTCAGGATCCGTTACGCGTCCCCACCAGCAAACAGCGCGGAATTCGGGCGCGGCTGAATCTGTTGGGCTGTATGGACTTCGCTCCGGGCGAAGTCCTGTACCGAGAAGTAGAGACGAATACGTCCGGCGCGGACATCGTGGCCTTCCTGGAACGGCTGGCCCAGGACGCAGACCCGGCGTGCCCGACAGCGGTGGTGTGTGACCGGGCAAGCGTGCATACCTGCGCACTGGTCGCTGCGGAACGGGAGGGATGGAAAGCCAGAGGGCTGATTCTGACATTTTTGCCCGCGTACAGCCCAGAATTGAACCTGATGGAAGGCTGCTGGCGACAGCTGAAATACCACGACCTTCTCAAGCGATTCTATGAGGACAAACCACAGCTGCGGGCGGCGGTTGAAGGCGCGAGCTGGGGTCGGGCCGTATGAGGTGGTCTACACTGCTAAGCTACTTATTGATACCGGCAGAAGTTCGAGTCGATGGAAATCGGAATGATGAGAGTGAACTCCTGATCCCGACAATCTCCAAGGGTTGGCCAGTCTCTGGTCTCTGCTAGGTGAGGCAACCTCAATCTATGCCGGTACTAATAGTTACTTACCATCGTTTACTTCAGCCGAGCTCAATAACAGTCGCCTGATCGGCAGGCTGCGCTGTCCATGTCTTTAGTCTTTCTATTTAGCATCTGGCATCCAAATAAATATTAACAGCAATTTTACGAATAAAATTTTATCACCGAAGTAAATAAAGATTTCTAATTATCTGTTATCTAGTACTTTGTTTATATTTGGAAAATCGTGATACGTCTGAATCGACTGCTTATTTATGAATCTTTCTGGAATTTCCCAAATTATTACTTTAGGGGAAGCGGGCACAAGATTTTTTTTCCGTTCGCCTAGGTAGTAATCCATAGAACCCCATATTCCTCCGCCGTCCCTTCCAAGATTTAGAATCTCACTCCCTAATACTTGCTCAATACCAACGGCTATAGAATTGAATGGTCTAACACTGTAGCTTGTTCCTATCAGAACGATATCTGGGTTGAATTTTGCTAAAAGTTCTGAATTTTTATTGCTGAATTTAATATTGGGAAAAACAATGCTTTCGAATTTTGGATAAACTAATTGATCTTTCGGGTATATAAATCTCCATAAATCACTTGGAAAATCCACATTTTGAAAATCTATGGTGTAATTGTTTTTGTGAGTGATATTTACCAACTGA of the Deinococcus aquiradiocola genome contains:
- a CDS encoding winged helix-turn-helix domain-containing protein, with the translated sequence MNVISTRHTIHLYRHGGMDALLERVHPGCSSAMTAETGQQLLARLRQDDQVWTARTVANWLEQEHGVALHPSTVRRQLLKLGLTWQRTRYVVAGRPDPQQQTEFLESVQDVKKGRSKG